From a region of the Enterobacter cancerogenus genome:
- the evgA gene encoding acid-sensing system DNA-binding response regulator EvgA, producing MKAIIIDDHPLAITAIRNLLRKHAMEILAELGDGSKAVHYMETLKPDIMIIDVDIPGYNGIQVLEKLRKRHYTGIVIIVSAKNDYFYGRYSAEAGANGFVSKKEGVNNIIAAIEAAKNGYCYFPFALERFTGRLTSDQQKLDSLSRQEIAVLRYILDGCDNNTIAEKMFISNKTVSTYKSRLMEKLECKSLMNLFTFAQNTKIW from the coding sequence ATGAAAGCGATTATCATTGACGATCACCCTCTTGCTATTACGGCTATACGTAATTTACTGCGTAAGCACGCCATGGAAATTTTGGCCGAACTCGGCGATGGCAGTAAGGCAGTTCATTACATGGAAACGCTAAAACCTGACATCATGATCATTGACGTAGATATTCCAGGTTACAATGGCATTCAAGTTTTAGAGAAGCTGAGAAAACGCCATTACACCGGCATAGTCATTATCGTTTCGGCCAAAAATGATTATTTTTATGGTCGCTATAGTGCGGAAGCAGGAGCAAACGGATTTGTTAGTAAAAAGGAGGGTGTCAATAATATTATTGCGGCCATTGAAGCGGCGAAAAATGGTTATTGTTACTTTCCCTTCGCCCTCGAACGTTTTACCGGACGTCTTACTTCTGACCAGCAGAAATTAGATTCGCTGTCCCGGCAGGAGATCGCCGTACTGCGCTACATACTCGACGGGTGTGATAACAATACCATCGCCGAGAAAATGTTTATCAGCAATAAAACCGTAAGTACCTATAAAAGTCGACTGATGGAAAAACTTGAGTGCAAATCACTTATGAACCTTTTCACGTTTGCGCAGAACACTAAGATCTGGTAA
- a CDS encoding EmrA/EmrK family multidrug efflux transporter periplasmic adaptor subunit, whose protein sequence is MEQDKTLEKKKTRKIYFAVFLVVLLLAAISLFSYWDIILRHQVSTDDAYVTGNMNSISSQISGSVTSVNYTNTEYVHQGDILVSLDKTDTLIAFNQAKNNLANTVREMRKLYLLASQYQANVAAAQIQSKQASEDYLRRQRLAGSGLIAHEDLEHSKDNAISSKAALEAAIQAYNANRALIMDTTLEKQPQVLQAAEQMKQAWLALQRTDIRSPVTGYVAQRNVQVGETIASAQPLLAVVPAQQMWVNANFKETQLTNVKIGQRVTLTSDLYGDKVIFHGHVKGINMGTGNAFSLLPSQNASGNWIKVVQRVPVEIELDKGEIGRYPLRIGLSMNATIDTDGTTSAPMPVNSYVTSVVPAYASDALVIDTGPVDDEIHTIIKINGQR, encoded by the coding sequence GTGGAACAGGACAAAACATTAGAAAAAAAGAAGACCAGGAAAATATATTTTGCTGTATTTTTAGTCGTGTTACTGTTGGCAGCGATTAGCCTATTTTCTTACTGGGATATTATTCTCAGGCATCAGGTTAGTACGGATGATGCTTATGTGACGGGTAACATGAATTCCATCTCATCACAAATAAGCGGCAGCGTGACGAGCGTAAATTATACCAATACGGAATATGTGCATCAGGGGGATATCCTTGTCAGTTTGGATAAAACAGATACGCTGATTGCCTTCAATCAGGCAAAAAACAATCTTGCTAATACGGTACGCGAAATGCGTAAACTTTATCTACTCGCATCTCAATATCAGGCCAATGTTGCCGCTGCGCAAATTCAATCAAAACAGGCTTCAGAGGATTATCTCAGGAGGCAACGTCTTGCGGGAAGTGGACTTATCGCCCATGAAGATTTGGAACATTCAAAAGATAATGCGATCAGCAGCAAAGCGGCACTGGAAGCGGCTATTCAGGCCTATAACGCTAACAGGGCTTTAATTATGGATACCACCCTGGAGAAACAGCCTCAGGTGCTCCAGGCCGCGGAACAGATGAAACAGGCCTGGCTTGCGCTGCAGCGAACGGATATACGCAGCCCTGTTACGGGCTATGTGGCGCAGCGTAATGTCCAGGTTGGCGAGACGATCGCTTCTGCCCAGCCGCTGCTGGCCGTGGTGCCAGCCCAGCAAATGTGGGTAAATGCCAATTTCAAAGAGACACAATTAACGAACGTCAAAATCGGCCAAAGGGTTACGCTTACCAGCGATCTCTATGGAGATAAGGTCATCTTTCACGGTCATGTTAAGGGCATCAATATGGGAACGGGCAATGCGTTTTCGCTGCTTCCATCGCAAAATGCATCCGGTAATTGGATCAAAGTTGTTCAGCGCGTGCCTGTTGAAATAGAACTGGATAAAGGTGAAATAGGACGATACCCCCTGCGAATTGGCTTGTCGATGAATGCAACAATCGATACTGACGGAACCACCAGCGCCCCGATGCCGGTGAATTCATACGTTACCTCAGTTGTTCCTGCGTACGCCAGCGATGCCCTCGTAATTGATACCGGGCCAGTAGACGATGAAATTCACACAATCATCAAAATCAATGGTCAACGCTAA
- a CDS encoding SDR family oxidoreductase produces the protein MDKLMITGVTGFIGGAVLEKIINQNEELNLLLLVRAVDHDAALERVKNNMRKFNVDERCLQRLNKSHILLGDLAAPATFLNATELQDVTHVINCAAVASFGNNPLIEKVNITGTFEFAKRMNENKNLKRFLHVGTAMSCTPEPDSLVSENASFPQDAEHLVEYTRSKSTIERLMRENFPQLPLVIARPSIVVGHTLYGCQPSSSIFWVFRMGLMLQKFMCSLDDKIDVIPVDYCANALLMLLESELENGEIVHISAGEENSVKFSDIDRAMAQALKAQPVGDRYRQVDYEALVKMRHQLKKIFGPCNERLMLKAMRLYGAFAMMNVRFNNEKLLRLGMVKPPKFTDYLSRCVQTTRELPIPQQMIVDFK, from the coding sequence ATGGATAAGTTAATGATTACCGGCGTAACCGGGTTCATTGGTGGTGCAGTTCTGGAAAAGATTATCAACCAAAATGAAGAGTTGAATTTATTATTACTTGTCAGGGCGGTCGATCATGATGCTGCACTTGAACGGGTCAAAAATAACATGCGCAAGTTCAATGTCGATGAACGATGTCTGCAGCGTTTGAATAAATCCCACATTTTACTGGGAGATTTAGCGGCTCCCGCAACGTTTCTTAACGCTACTGAACTTCAGGATGTCACTCATGTTATTAACTGCGCAGCAGTGGCCTCTTTTGGCAATAATCCGCTGATCGAAAAGGTGAATATAACGGGGACTTTTGAATTCGCTAAACGGATGAATGAAAACAAAAATCTGAAACGTTTTCTACATGTGGGCACGGCCATGTCATGCACCCCAGAACCCGATTCATTGGTCTCAGAAAATGCGAGTTTCCCACAGGATGCAGAACACCTGGTTGAATACACGCGTTCAAAATCTACCATTGAGCGCTTAATGCGCGAAAATTTTCCCCAATTGCCACTGGTTATCGCCAGACCTTCTATTGTTGTCGGTCATACGCTGTATGGGTGTCAGCCTTCAAGCAGTATTTTTTGGGTCTTCCGGATGGGGTTGATGCTACAGAAATTTATGTGTTCGCTGGACGACAAAATTGATGTTATACCCGTAGACTATTGTGCTAATGCGTTACTGATGCTTCTTGAAAGCGAGCTGGAAAACGGCGAGATTGTCCACATTTCTGCCGGGGAAGAGAATAGCGTAAAGTTTTCTGATATCGACAGGGCAATGGCACAGGCTCTTAAAGCGCAGCCTGTCGGCGATCGCTACAGGCAGGTGGATTATGAAGCGCTTGTGAAAATGCGTCATCAACTTAAAAAAATCTTTGGTCCTTGTAACGAACGGCTGATGTTGAAAGCGATGCGCTTGTATGGCGCATTTGCGATGATGAATGTGCGTTTTAACAATGAAAAATTGCTAAGACTGGGCATGGTAAAACCACCCAAATTTACCGATTACCTCTCTCGCTGTGTTCAGACCACCCGAGAGTTGCCCATTCCTCAACAAATGATTGTCGATTTTAAATAA
- a CDS encoding Slp family lipoprotein — protein MKSVKKTIISFTLFSTLLLSGCSMIPDSLKGGEVAVSPATYEQLSLMPDMYKGQEVRLGGKVLNVINLPNRTIIELGVLPLNSYAQPKIQQSFQGRVLIYSDKFLDPDNFRNRYITVLGKMDGTENRLIGKRPYRFLNVGLISYQTWQLENTFMPNDGWVYAWSPEWGIAPPPGYFYSAPETVNENSYLEP, from the coding sequence ATGAAAAGTGTTAAGAAAACAATCATTAGCTTTACCCTTTTTTCAACCCTGTTGCTCTCAGGATGTTCCATGATACCTGATAGTTTGAAGGGCGGGGAGGTTGCAGTGAGTCCCGCAACCTATGAACAACTTTCATTGATGCCTGATATGTATAAGGGGCAGGAGGTTCGACTGGGCGGGAAGGTTCTGAATGTCATTAACCTTCCAAACCGTACAATTATTGAATTAGGGGTGCTGCCTCTCAATAGCTATGCGCAACCTAAAATTCAACAATCTTTCCAGGGCCGTGTGTTGATCTATTCAGATAAATTCCTTGATCCTGATAATTTCCGCAATCGATATATTACCGTTCTTGGAAAAATGGACGGAACCGAGAATCGACTTATTGGCAAGCGACCTTACCGTTTTCTGAATGTTGGCCTGATCAGTTATCAGACGTGGCAGCTCGAAAATACTTTCATGCCAAATGATGGTTGGGTTTATGCATGGTCCCCTGAATGGGGTATTGCCCCTCCGCCAGGGTACTTCTATAGTGCGCCAGAAACGGTAAATGAAAACTCGTATCTGGAACCTTGA
- the yfdE gene encoding CoA:oxalate CoA-transferase — protein sequence MNETNVPGPFSGLLVIDMTHVLNGPFGTQILCDLGARVIKIEPPGHGDDTRMYGPFLNGQSLYYSFVNRGKESVVLDLKTDTDRAVFINMLKKADVLAENFRPGTLEKLGYSWKTLQTINPRLIYASSSGFGHTGPLKDAPAYDTVIQGMSGLMMETGFPDGPPVRVGTSISDLCAGLYLFSGIASALYGREKTGRGVQVDIAMFDSTLTFLEHGMMSYIATHHTPPRLGNRHPYMAPFDVFSTADKPISICCGNDKLFDALCRALGRAELSVDPRFATNLQRVENQAALKAEIEAIVSRQPSAVWLARLDDAGVPVAPILSVAEAVELPQTQVRNMMIEAGGVRMPGNPIKLSGYQDPHYRTGAATLNQHGEAVRREFT from the coding sequence ATGAATGAAACGAACGTACCAGGGCCTTTTAGCGGCCTTCTGGTGATTGATATGACACATGTACTGAATGGCCCGTTCGGTACGCAAATTTTATGCGACCTGGGCGCACGCGTGATTAAAATCGAGCCGCCCGGCCACGGAGATGATACCCGGATGTACGGCCCGTTTCTAAACGGTCAGTCTTTATATTACAGCTTCGTTAATCGGGGCAAAGAGAGCGTGGTGCTCGATCTTAAGACCGACACGGACCGGGCAGTCTTCATCAATATGCTGAAAAAAGCCGATGTGCTGGCAGAAAATTTTCGCCCAGGGACGCTGGAAAAACTGGGATACTCGTGGAAAACCTTACAGACGATTAATCCCCGGCTTATCTACGCATCGTCGTCAGGGTTTGGTCACACCGGGCCACTGAAAGATGCCCCTGCGTATGATACCGTGATTCAGGGCATGAGTGGCCTGATGATGGAGACCGGTTTTCCAGACGGGCCTCCCGTTAGAGTGGGCACCTCTATTTCCGATCTGTGTGCGGGGCTGTATTTGTTTAGTGGTATTGCCAGCGCTCTATACGGACGGGAAAAAACGGGGCGCGGCGTACAGGTGGATATCGCGATGTTTGATTCGACGCTCACGTTTCTTGAACATGGAATGATGAGCTACATCGCCACACACCACACGCCACCGCGTCTTGGCAACCGCCATCCCTATATGGCGCCCTTTGACGTATTCAGCACAGCGGATAAACCCATCAGCATTTGTTGTGGGAACGACAAGTTGTTCGACGCATTGTGTCGCGCCCTTGGGCGAGCGGAGTTGAGCGTCGACCCGCGTTTCGCCACGAACCTGCAGCGCGTGGAAAATCAGGCGGCGCTTAAGGCAGAAATTGAGGCGATAGTGTCCAGACAACCCTCCGCCGTCTGGCTGGCGCGCCTGGACGACGCAGGTGTGCCCGTAGCCCCCATTCTGAGCGTGGCAGAAGCGGTAGAACTCCCGCAGACGCAGGTCAGAAATATGATGATTGAAGCCGGTGGCGTACGGATGCCCGGTAACCCAATTAAGCTCAGCGGCTATCAGGATCCGCATTACCGCACGGGAGCGGCCACGCTTAACCAGCATGGCGAGGCAGTCCGTAGGGAATTTACCTAA
- a CDS encoding DHA2 family efflux MFS transporter permease subunit encodes MKTLKSLPEPLRGATLICMTFALSLATFMQMLDSTISNVAIPTISGFLGASTDEGTWVITSFGVANAIAIPLTGRLAQRFGELRLFLSSVTCFSLASLACGCSTSLDMLIFFRVVQGAMAGPLVPLSQSLLLRNYPPEKRTFALAMWSMTVIIAPICGPILGGYICDNYSWGWIFLINVPMGVIAVSLTATLLKGRETETQSVKMNYFGLTLLVLGVGALQIMLDKGKDLDWFNSTTIIALAIISVISLISLIIWESTDDNPILDLSLFKSRNFSIGIVCTSCAFLFYSGAIVLMPQLLQETMGYNAIWAGLAYAPIGIMPLILSPVIGFYGNKIDMRILVTFSFIIYAICYYWRSVTFTAEINFLNIISPQILQGCAVACFFLPLTTITLSGLSDNKFANASSMSNFFRTLSGSIGTSLTMTLWSRWESDQHTLLTGPINFFNPVLHAFLEQTGHIGLSFSQSLGEINQLITQQGMVISANEIFRLSAIAFILLTVLVWFARPPFSEGRKGSVTDR; translated from the coding sequence ATGAAAACCCTCAAATCTTTGCCGGAGCCATTGCGCGGTGCGACGCTGATCTGCATGACGTTCGCGCTTTCGCTGGCGACCTTTATGCAGATGCTGGACTCCACGATTTCCAATGTCGCAATCCCGACCATTTCAGGATTTCTGGGCGCCTCCACGGATGAAGGGACGTGGGTAATCACCTCCTTTGGGGTCGCAAATGCGATCGCGATTCCTTTAACGGGTCGCCTCGCCCAGCGCTTCGGTGAATTACGCCTTTTTTTATCCTCAGTAACCTGTTTTTCACTCGCGTCGCTGGCATGCGGCTGCTCGACGAGCCTTGATATGCTGATTTTCTTTCGCGTAGTGCAGGGGGCGATGGCGGGCCCGCTTGTCCCGCTGTCACAGAGCCTGCTGCTGCGAAATTATCCGCCAGAAAAAAGGACCTTTGCACTGGCCATGTGGTCAATGACGGTGATTATTGCGCCTATTTGCGGCCCCATTTTGGGGGGATATATTTGCGATAATTACAGCTGGGGCTGGATATTTTTAATTAATGTGCCCATGGGCGTCATCGCTGTTTCACTCACCGCCACACTGTTAAAAGGACGTGAAACTGAAACGCAATCCGTGAAAATGAATTACTTTGGGTTAACCCTGCTGGTTCTGGGGGTGGGGGCCTTACAAATCATGCTTGATAAAGGCAAAGATTTGGACTGGTTTAATTCTACCACGATTATAGCACTCGCAATAATATCGGTTATCTCACTTATATCATTGATTATCTGGGAATCAACGGACGATAACCCCATTCTTGACCTGAGTTTATTTAAATCGAGGAATTTTAGCATTGGAATCGTCTGCACTTCCTGTGCTTTTCTATTTTATTCAGGTGCGATTGTACTAATGCCGCAGCTATTGCAGGAAACAATGGGGTATAATGCAATCTGGGCGGGGCTGGCCTATGCTCCAATCGGAATCATGCCTTTAATTCTATCACCTGTCATCGGCTTTTATGGCAACAAGATTGATATGCGCATTCTTGTGACCTTCAGTTTCATAATTTATGCTATCTGCTATTACTGGCGGTCAGTGACGTTTACGGCTGAGATAAATTTTCTCAATATCATTAGCCCTCAGATTCTGCAAGGCTGCGCGGTGGCGTGCTTTTTCCTTCCACTGACCACGATAACCCTTTCAGGCCTGTCGGATAATAAATTTGCTAATGCCTCAAGTATGAGTAACTTTTTCCGCACGTTGTCGGGGTCAATTGGCACCTCACTGACCATGACCCTCTGGAGTCGCTGGGAATCCGACCAGCATACGTTACTGACCGGTCCAATTAATTTTTTTAACCCCGTTTTACATGCCTTCCTTGAACAAACAGGACATATTGGGTTGTCATTTTCTCAGTCGCTAGGTGAAATTAATCAATTGATAACACAGCAAGGAATGGTGATTTCTGCAAATGAAATATTTCGCCTTTCTGCTATTGCATTTATCCTGCTCACTGTACTGGTTTGGTTCGCCCGTCCTCCTTTTAGCGAGGGAAGAAAGGGGAGCGTTACAGATCGCTAA
- the yfdV gene encoding transporter YfdV — MFTFFTGDLLPIIVVMLLGYVSGKRQAFDEEQARALNKLVLNYALPAALFVSIARANRDMIFADSRLTLISLVVIVGCFLFSWFSCYKFFKRTRAEAAVCALIAGSPTVGFLGFAVLDPIYGASVSTGLVVAIISIIVNAITIPLGLYLLNPAEGKEGMKGGKFDALISAAKEPVVWVPLLATILVLLGIKIPASWDPCFNLIAKTNSGVAVFAAGLTLAAHKFELSLEIVYNTFLKLILMPLILLIVGVLFHLNAEQLQMTVLVGALPPAFSGIIIASRFNTYTRSGTASLAVSVVGFMITAPMWIYISRLFS; from the coding sequence ATGTTTACTTTTTTTACCGGCGATTTGTTGCCCATCATCGTCGTTATGCTGCTGGGGTATGTCAGCGGTAAGCGCCAGGCTTTTGATGAGGAGCAGGCAAGGGCGCTTAACAAGCTGGTGCTAAATTATGCGCTCCCTGCGGCACTCTTTGTGTCGATTGCCCGAGCGAATCGCGACATGATCTTTGCCGACTCCCGGCTGACGCTGATTTCGCTGGTTGTCATCGTGGGCTGTTTTCTGTTTTCCTGGTTCAGCTGTTACAAATTCTTCAAACGAACCCGGGCGGAAGCAGCAGTCTGTGCGCTGATAGCGGGTTCACCCACTGTAGGTTTTCTTGGGTTTGCCGTGCTTGACCCCATCTACGGTGCCTCGGTTTCAACCGGGCTGGTGGTCGCCATCATCTCGATTATTGTGAACGCGATTACGATTCCTCTCGGGTTGTATTTACTCAATCCTGCTGAGGGTAAAGAGGGCATGAAAGGAGGCAAATTTGATGCGCTTATATCTGCAGCTAAAGAACCCGTAGTTTGGGTGCCGCTGCTGGCCACGATTTTGGTACTGCTTGGTATAAAAATTCCGGCTTCCTGGGATCCGTGCTTCAATCTCATCGCCAAAACTAACTCGGGTGTAGCGGTATTCGCAGCCGGGCTTACGCTGGCGGCCCATAAGTTCGAACTCAGTCTGGAGATTGTTTATAACACCTTCCTTAAGCTGATACTTATGCCGTTGATTTTGCTGATCGTGGGCGTGCTATTCCATCTCAATGCGGAGCAGCTCCAGATGACCGTTTTGGTTGGCGCACTGCCTCCAGCCTTCTCCGGCATTATCATCGCCAGTCGGTTTAATACCTATACACGTTCCGGTACCGCCTCCCTGGCTGTCAGCGTCGTGGGTTTTATGATCACTGCACCGATGTGGATATACATCAGCCGCCTCTTTTCTTAA
- a CDS encoding response regulator, with protein MHLINVFVIPFFLFFHVHAFALPTYTDVNIQYTNGSVELDDLRLTDDELRWLNSKKQFFIAIDRTMHSTLLQTVPDQKAKGINVDYLGLLQQNLKVNIVLRIYPQASDAANALKNGDVDVMLTDLLNTRPKDVSFNVSRPLITTYPVLVTTIENTMSPIGTNQPVSIARVKGYPTNSDIYRSFPNATIIDYDDYYEALASVSSGDNLYFIGSNIVTSTLISRYFTHSLNTIKYYDCPCKSSFFFTRKEMPVLPEILNRFVKSLTNEVRRDVAQNWLNVGNLDFINQPLALTKQERKWIKKHPTVNVLVTSFHPPFLITDKEGTPRGMMGDLLNIIELQTGMKFVPVSSPVTPAGEALHPEGNWDIFPGAIYTEQREHQVAFTNALMMSPYVYVIKKDRMKIHKILPGMKVGLPLYYGLGETLKAQHPDVEWVAVDNASAAFHQVQEGKLDALVTLQPTAQYMLDHYYPDSQIFFRIQDIPRAAITFALPRGEPELKSIIDKALNNLPPSELLRLTEKWTKMPNVTIDTWDLYSQQFYIVTALAVSLIVSSLLWGFYLLREVNRRKAIQGDLENQISFRKALSDSLPNPSYVVEPSGLIASHNSAFAQYFTPEYYATASLPLTHPHSPFLTIMAEFSGLQLDENGYRPIITCEFEISNGLATRYIKHWVTFCDMPASADRVFICGWEDITETHSLIHALEVEKNKAIDATVAKSQFLATMSHEIRTPVSSIMGFLELLASQTQSAEQQAEAMKLAYSTGQSLLGLIGEILDVDKIESGKYQLQPEWVGLADHLMMIYRAYHTLAARKNIALTIESSIAQNSLVMIDPQAIKQVLNNLLSNALKFTEAGGVTLHASLTQEDNDTARLVIHVKDSGCGLSEEEQKVLFKPYSQTRCGRQQTGSGLGLLICKQLVAKMQGEISVKSCPGVGSTFSISIPVAIMSRKSMVADNHQNSCQLSARLKILIADDHPTNRLLLKRQLNTLGYAVTEACDGQDALIKASEQHVDLLITDINMPKLDGFELTQALRQKNHPLTIWGLTANAQTHERERALSHGMDLCLFKPLTLDRLKIHLSQLNVVTAPYTAYQHLDIERLQADTENDPELIREILMTFIDALHEDLSLAQLAWQEEDWPAFKKRIHRIHGSAGILNLIDLRKICHQLESLVTPPDAKIITKQMEKLEACSGEIEQEIAHYLTNADA; from the coding sequence ATGCATCTGATCAACGTTTTTGTCATCCCCTTTTTTCTCTTTTTCCATGTACATGCCTTTGCCCTACCAACTTACACGGATGTCAATATTCAGTACACCAATGGCAGCGTCGAACTGGACGATTTGCGTTTAACTGATGACGAGCTTCGCTGGCTCAACAGCAAGAAGCAATTTTTTATTGCCATCGACCGCACCATGCATTCGACGCTGCTGCAAACCGTTCCTGATCAAAAAGCGAAAGGGATCAACGTCGATTATCTGGGATTACTGCAGCAAAACCTCAAGGTTAATATCGTGCTGCGGATCTATCCTCAAGCGAGTGATGCCGCTAACGCGCTAAAGAATGGTGATGTCGACGTCATGCTGACGGACCTGCTTAACACACGTCCGAAAGATGTCTCCTTTAACGTCTCCCGACCCCTTATCACCACCTATCCGGTGCTGGTAACCACGATTGAAAACACCATGAGCCCCATCGGTACTAACCAGCCCGTGAGCATTGCTCGGGTGAAAGGCTATCCAACGAACTCGGACATTTATCGTTCATTCCCCAATGCCACCATTATCGATTATGATGATTACTACGAGGCGCTTGCCTCCGTTTCGTCCGGCGATAATCTGTATTTTATCGGCAGCAATATCGTGACCAGTACGTTAATCTCTCGCTACTTCACACACTCTCTCAATACTATCAAATATTATGATTGCCCCTGTAAAAGCAGCTTCTTTTTCACCCGTAAAGAGATGCCCGTACTACCCGAGATCCTGAACAGGTTTGTCAAAAGTCTGACGAATGAGGTCAGACGGGATGTTGCGCAAAATTGGCTTAATGTCGGCAATCTGGATTTTATTAACCAGCCTCTGGCGCTAACGAAGCAGGAAAGGAAATGGATAAAAAAGCACCCAACGGTCAATGTGCTGGTAACGTCCTTCCACCCTCCTTTTCTCATCACCGATAAAGAAGGAACCCCTCGCGGCATGATGGGCGACCTGCTTAATATCATCGAGCTGCAAACGGGAATGAAATTTGTGCCTGTCTCTTCCCCCGTGACACCCGCGGGCGAAGCCCTGCATCCTGAAGGAAACTGGGATATTTTTCCTGGCGCAATCTATACAGAGCAGCGTGAACATCAGGTCGCTTTCACCAATGCACTCATGATGTCACCCTATGTCTATGTCATAAAAAAAGATCGGATGAAAATCCACAAAATTCTGCCGGGTATGAAGGTCGGATTACCCCTTTATTACGGGTTGGGAGAAACGCTGAAAGCGCAGCACCCTGATGTGGAATGGGTGGCTGTCGACAATGCGAGTGCAGCATTTCATCAGGTTCAGGAAGGTAAGCTTGATGCGCTAGTTACCTTACAGCCCACGGCGCAATATATGCTCGACCATTACTATCCGGATTCGCAGATTTTCTTTCGCATTCAGGATATTCCTCGTGCGGCAATTACCTTTGCCCTGCCTCGCGGTGAACCTGAGTTAAAAAGTATTATTGATAAAGCCCTGAATAATTTACCGCCGAGCGAATTGCTGCGCTTAACCGAAAAATGGACAAAGATGCCCAATGTCACAATCGATACATGGGATCTTTATAGCCAGCAGTTTTACATTGTCACAGCTCTTGCGGTGTCACTGATAGTCAGTAGCCTGCTTTGGGGCTTTTATCTGCTACGCGAAGTGAATCGTCGTAAAGCGATACAGGGCGATCTGGAAAATCAAATCTCCTTTCGCAAAGCCTTGTCAGATTCTTTACCCAATCCAAGCTATGTGGTTGAACCCTCAGGTCTTATTGCCAGTCATAACAGCGCATTTGCTCAGTATTTCACCCCGGAATACTACGCGACAGCATCGTTGCCCTTAACGCATCCGCATTCGCCATTCTTAACCATCATGGCTGAATTTTCGGGCTTGCAACTCGACGAGAACGGCTATCGTCCCATCATTACGTGCGAGTTTGAAATCAGTAATGGCCTGGCGACGCGTTATATCAAACACTGGGTGACCTTTTGCGACATGCCTGCCAGCGCAGACAGGGTGTTCATTTGTGGCTGGGAAGACATCACTGAAACGCATTCTCTCATTCATGCACTCGAGGTTGAAAAAAACAAAGCCATTGACGCGACGGTAGCCAAGAGTCAATTCCTGGCCACGATGAGTCACGAGATTAGAACACCAGTAAGCTCCATTATGGGTTTTCTGGAACTGCTCGCCAGTCAAACACAGTCCGCTGAACAACAGGCGGAAGCCATGAAACTCGCGTATTCAACAGGACAATCTCTGCTTGGCCTGATTGGTGAAATCCTGGACGTCGACAAAATAGAGTCCGGCAAGTATCAGTTGCAGCCCGAATGGGTTGGCCTGGCAGACCACCTCATGATGATTTACCGTGCCTACCACACGCTCGCCGCCAGAAAAAACATTGCCTTAACGATCGAAAGTTCTATCGCTCAAAATAGCCTGGTCATGATTGATCCTCAGGCAATCAAGCAGGTCCTTAACAACCTGTTAAGCAATGCGTTGAAATTTACAGAGGCAGGTGGCGTAACGCTTCATGCTTCGCTGACTCAGGAAGATAACGACACGGCAAGACTGGTTATCCACGTCAAAGACTCCGGCTGCGGGTTAAGCGAAGAGGAACAAAAAGTGCTCTTCAAGCCTTACAGCCAGACACGATGTGGGCGTCAGCAAACGGGCTCAGGGCTTGGATTGCTTATTTGCAAACAGCTTGTCGCCAAAATGCAGGGTGAGATTAGCGTAAAAAGTTGTCCTGGCGTTGGGTCGACTTTCAGCATTTCTATCCCCGTTGCCATCATGTCACGCAAGAGCATGGTAGCCGATAACCATCAGAATTCCTGTCAGCTCTCAGCCCGTTTAAAGATCCTTATTGCGGACGATCACCCGACCAATCGTCTCCTTCTTAAAAGACAGCTGAATACGCTTGGCTATGCCGTGACAGAGGCTTGCGATGGCCAGGATGCGCTTATCAAAGCCAGTGAGCAGCATGTTGATTTGTTAATCACTGATATCAACATGCCAAAACTCGACGGGTTCGAGTTGACGCAGGCGCTACGTCAGAAAAATCACCCGCTAACGATATGGGGACTCACTGCCAATGCGCAAACGCACGAACGTGAGCGCGCGCTGAGCCATGGCATGGATCTGTGTCTGTTTAAACCCCTAACCCTGGATAGGCTAAAAATCCACCTGAGCCAACTGAATGTCGTCACGGCACCTTATACCGCGTATCAACATCTCGATATCGAAAGGCTTCAGGCCGATACCGAAAATGATCCGGAGCTCATACGCGAAATCCTGATGACCTTCATCGACGCTCTCCATGAAGATTTATCCCTGGCGCAACTGGCGTGGCAGGAGGAGGACTGGCCGGCGTTCAAAAAACGTATCCATCGTATTCATGGCTCCGCCGGCATACTTAATCTGATAGATTTGCGCAAAATATGCCACCAGCTCGAGTCCCTGGTCACTCCACCTGACGCTAAGATAATTACAAAGCAAATGGAAAAACTGGAAGCCTGCTCGGGCGAAATTGAACAGGAGATTGCACACTATCTTACCAACGCTGACGCCTGA